The following are from one region of the Methyloversatilis discipulorum genome:
- the rpsQ gene encoding 30S ribosomal protein S17 — MSETNQKVHRTLVGRVVSDKMDKTVTVLVERRVKHPLYGKVIMRSKKYHAHVEGLEAHEGDLVQIEECRPISRTKAWKVTQVVEQARVI; from the coding sequence ATGAGCGAGACCAATCAAAAGGTTCATCGCACGCTGGTCGGCCGTGTGGTCAGCGACAAGATGGACAAGACCGTGACCGTTCTGGTGGAGCGTCGTGTGAAGCACCCGCTCTACGGCAAGGTGATCATGCGGTCGAAGAAGTATCACGCGCACGTTGAAGGCCTCGAAGCGCACGAAGGCGATCTGGTTCAGATCGAAGAGTGCCGCCCGATCAGCCGCACGAAGGCGTGGAAGGTTACGCAGGTTGTAGAACAGGCTCGCGTGATCTGA
- the rpsS gene encoding 30S ribosomal protein S19 has translation MARSIKKGPFVDAHLLAKVDTARASNDKRPIKTWSRRSTVLPDFIGLTIAVHNGRQHIPVYVSENMVGHKLGEFALTRTFKGHTAGKKAKK, from the coding sequence ATGGCACGTTCAATCAAGAAAGGCCCGTTCGTCGACGCCCACCTGCTGGCCAAGGTGGATACGGCTCGCGCGTCGAATGACAAGCGTCCGATCAAGACCTGGTCGCGTCGTTCGACCGTTCTGCCGGACTTCATCGGTCTCACCATCGCCGTGCATAACGGTCGCCAGCACATTCCGGTCTATGTTTCGGAAAACATGGTCGGTCACAAGCTGGGCGAGTTTGCGCTGACCCGTACGTTCAAGGGTCACACCGCAGGCAAGAAAGCGAAGAAGTAA
- the rplV gene encoding 50S ribosomal protein L22, with product METRANLRGVRLSAQKGRLVADLIRGKSVSQALNILAFSPKKGAKIIKKVVESAIANAEHNDGADIDSLKVKTIYVEKGVVLKRFTARAKGRGNRIVKPTCHVFVTVGD from the coding sequence ATGGAAACCCGTGCAAATCTTCGCGGTGTGCGTCTGTCGGCGCAAAAGGGTCGGCTGGTCGCCGATCTGATCCGCGGCAAGTCGGTCAGTCAGGCTCTGAACATTCTGGCTTTCAGCCCCAAGAAGGGCGCAAAGATCATCAAGAAGGTCGTCGAGTCCGCAATCGCCAATGCCGAGCATAACGATGGCGCCGATATCGACAGCCTCAAGGTGAAGACCATTTACGTGGAAAAGGGTGTTGTGCTCAAGCGCTTCACCGCCCGGGCCAAGGGACGCGGTAATCGCATCGTGAAGCCGACCTGCCACGTGTTCGTCACGGTTGGAGACTGA
- the rplB gene encoding 50S ribosomal protein L2, whose protein sequence is MALVKVKPTSAGRRAVVKVVNPTLYKGRPVDSLTESQNKTSGRNNHGRITTRHKGGGHRQQYRVIDFRRNKDGIVATVERIEYDPNRSAHIALLCYADGERRYIIAPKGMVVGQQVVSGSEAPIKSGNTLPLRNIPVGSTVHCIEMTPGKGAQLARAAGTSVQLLAREGSYAQLRLRSGEIRRVHVECRATIGEVGNEENNLRKLGKAGATRWRGVRPTVRGTVMNPIDHPHGGGEGRTGEGRVPVSPWGQPTKGYRTRSNKRTSNMIVQRRYKR, encoded by the coding sequence ATGGCACTCGTCAAAGTCAAGCCGACCTCGGCCGGCCGTCGTGCCGTCGTCAAGGTCGTCAATCCGACCCTGTACAAGGGCCGTCCGGTTGATTCGCTCACCGAGAGCCAGAACAAGACCTCGGGTCGCAACAACCACGGCCGGATCACGACCCGTCACAAGGGCGGTGGTCACCGTCAGCAGTATCGCGTGATCGATTTCCGTCGCAACAAGGATGGCATCGTCGCTACTGTCGAGCGCATCGAGTACGACCCGAACCGTTCGGCTCATATCGCGCTGCTGTGCTACGCCGATGGCGAGCGCCGCTACATCATCGCCCCGAAGGGCATGGTGGTCGGCCAGCAGGTGGTCAGTGGTTCGGAAGCGCCGATCAAGTCTGGTAATACGCTGCCGCTGCGTAACATCCCGGTCGGTTCGACGGTGCATTGCATCGAGATGACGCCGGGCAAGGGCGCCCAGCTGGCGCGTGCCGCGGGTACCTCGGTTCAGTTGCTGGCCCGCGAAGGCAGCTACGCTCAACTGCGTCTGCGTTCCGGTGAAATCCGTCGTGTGCACGTGGAGTGCCGCGCGACCATCGGCGAAGTCGGCAACGAAGAAAACAACCTGCGCAAGCTTGGCAAGGCCGGCGCAACCCGTTGGCGCGGTGTGCGCCCGACGGTTCGCGGTACCGTGATGAACCCGATCGATCACCCGCACGGTGGTGGTGAGGGCCGTACCGGTGAAGGCCGCGTTCCCGTCAGCCCGTGGGGTCAGCCGACCAAGGGCTACCGCACCCGCAGCAACAAGCGCACGAGCAACATGATCGTGCAGCGCCGCTACAAGCGATAA
- the rpmC gene encoding 50S ribosomal protein L29 yields the protein MKAKDLRTKDAAELNKELMDLLKAQFSMRMQKATQQLTNTSELKNVRRDIARVRTLLQQKASTK from the coding sequence ATGAAAGCCAAGGATCTGCGGACGAAAGATGCCGCTGAATTGAACAAGGAGTTGATGGATCTTCTGAAGGCGCAGTTTTCGATGCGCATGCAGAAGGCGACTCAACAGCTGACCAACACCAGCGAACTGAAGAACGTGCGCCGCGATATCGCGCGCGTTCGTACCCTGCTGCAACAGAAAGCGAGTACGAAATGA
- the rplP gene encoding 50S ribosomal protein L16 — protein sequence MLQPARRKYRKEQKGRNTGLATRGTKVSFGEYGLKATSRGRLTARQIESARRAMTRHIKRGGRIWIRIFPDKPISKKPAEVRMGNGKGNPEYWVAEIQPGKVLYEMDGVDEALAREAFRLAAAKLPLETTFVVRQLG from the coding sequence ATGCTGCAGCCGGCGAGAAGAAAGTACCGTAAGGAGCAGAAGGGCCGCAACACGGGCCTCGCCACCCGCGGCACCAAGGTTTCCTTTGGCGAGTACGGTCTCAAGGCCACTTCGCGCGGTCGTCTGACGGCTCGTCAGATTGAGTCCGCACGTCGTGCGATGACGCGTCACATCAAGCGCGGTGGTCGTATCTGGATTCGCATTTTCCCCGACAAGCCGATCTCGAAGAAGCCGGCGGAAGTGCGTATGGGTAACGGCAAGGGCAATCCGGAATACTGGGTTGCGGAAATTCAGCCGGGCAAGGTGCTGTACGAAATGGACGGCGTCGACGAAGCGCTGGCGCGCGAGGCATTCCGCCTGGCGGCTGCCAAGCTCCCGCTCGAAACCACCTTTGTCGTGCGACAGCTGGGGTAA
- the rpsC gene encoding 30S ribosomal protein S3 encodes MGQKIHPTGFRLAVTHNWASRWFASSKDFPRMLNQDLQVRAFLKKKLAHASVGRVVIERPAKNARITVYSARPGVVIGKKGEEIELIKAQLAKMMGVPVHVNIEEIRKPEIDAQLIADSIAQQLEKRIMFRRAMKRAMQNAMRLGAQGIKIMSSGRLNGIEIARREWYREGRVPLHTLRADIDYGTSEAKTTYGVIGIKVWVFKGEMLARGEAPAVTEENDNARRPRRDGRRPEGDNRPAGRRPARDAKPEGGAPAGDADVKSTQQRVRKSGASNAAAGEKKVP; translated from the coding sequence ATGGGACAGAAGATTCATCCGACCGGCTTCCGTCTGGCGGTCACGCATAACTGGGCTTCGCGCTGGTTCGCGTCCAGCAAGGACTTCCCGCGCATGCTCAATCAGGATCTGCAGGTTCGCGCGTTCCTGAAGAAGAAGCTGGCGCATGCGTCCGTCGGCCGCGTGGTCATCGAGCGTCCGGCCAAGAACGCCCGCATCACCGTCTACTCGGCCCGTCCGGGCGTGGTGATCGGCAAGAAGGGCGAAGAGATCGAGCTGATCAAGGCACAACTGGCCAAGATGATGGGCGTGCCGGTGCACGTCAACATCGAGGAAATCCGCAAGCCGGAGATCGATGCCCAGCTGATCGCCGATTCGATCGCCCAGCAGCTCGAGAAGCGCATCATGTTCCGCCGCGCAATGAAGCGCGCGATGCAGAACGCAATGCGCCTCGGCGCCCAGGGCATCAAGATCATGTCGTCGGGTCGCTTGAACGGTATCGAGATCGCTCGCCGTGAGTGGTATCGCGAAGGTCGCGTGCCGCTGCACACGCTGCGTGCAGACATCGATTACGGAACGTCGGAAGCGAAGACGACCTACGGTGTGATCGGTATCAAGGTGTGGGTGTTCAAGGGCGAAATGCTCGCCCGCGGCGAAGCGCCTGCGGTTACCGAAGAAAACGATAACGCACGTCGTCCGCGTCGTGACGGTCGTCGCCCCGAAGGCGACAACCGCCCGGCAGGCCGCCGCCCCGCTCGTGATGCGAAGCCCGAAGGCGGCGCACCGGCAGGGGATGCCGACGTGAAGTCCACTCAGCAACGAGTCAGAAAGTCAGGAGCTAGCAATGCTGCAGCCGGCGAGAAGAAAGTACCGTAA